The following coding sequences are from one Reyranella humidisoli window:
- the greB gene encoding transcription elongation factor GreB, whose product MSKAFTKESDDGDEDDLPDDVGGLPAGAKNYMTPQGFERMREELMTLMRKERPEVVQVVSWAAANGDRSENGDYLYGKKRLREIDRRLRFLSKRLERSEVVDPAKRPKTDQVFFGATVTYVNSKDEERTVKIVGVDEVDPGRGHVSWISPIARALMRAHEGDAVRMHTPGGEEEIEILKVTYV is encoded by the coding sequence ATGAGCAAGGCCTTCACCAAGGAAAGCGACGACGGCGACGAGGACGACCTGCCCGACGACGTGGGCGGACTGCCGGCCGGCGCGAAGAACTACATGACCCCGCAGGGCTTTGAGCGCATGCGGGAAGAACTGATGACGCTGATGCGCAAGGAGCGGCCCGAGGTCGTGCAGGTCGTGTCGTGGGCGGCCGCCAACGGCGACCGTTCGGAGAACGGCGACTATCTCTACGGCAAGAAGCGTCTGCGCGAGATCGACCGCCGCCTCCGTTTCCTCAGCAAGCGCCTCGAACGCTCCGAGGTCGTCGACCCGGCCAAGCGGCCCAAGACCGACCAGGTGTTCTTCGGCGCGACCGTGACCTACGTGAATTCGAAGGACGAGGAACGCACGGTCAAGATCGTGGGCGTGGATGAAGTGGATCCCGGTCGCGGCCATGTAAGCTGGATCTCCCCCATTGCCCGCGCCCTCATGCGGGCCCACGAGGGCGACGCCGTACGCATGCACACGCCCGGCGGCGAGGAAGAGATCGAGATATTGAAGGTCACCTACGTTTGA
- the pcaB gene encoding 3-carboxy-cis,cis-muconate cycloisomerase, protein MTVRLVSALGSSAATADCFSDLATLRHMLRFEAALAEATAAAGLIPKRAASVIVKACDPSLYDPAPLAAAARRTATLTVPVVKALTERVRQRDVKAADYVHWGATSQDVIDTAMVLQFGEALPPLLKALDGIVTALARLARKHRATPMLGRTLLQPATPLALGQKIAGWASDIDRAKRRLAESFAETQIVQFGGASGSLTALGPAAERVMKGLARQLKLTLPPGPWFTQRVRVAALAQDCALVVGALAKASRDISLMMQVEVGEAAEPSGPGRGSSSTMPHKRNPVSAALILSAAARAPMLAATIVAAMPQEHERALGGWQAEWPTLSALVECLGSAVEAMAEVAGGLVIEPDALQANMDAAEAAVLAERATFLLAAKMGKHEAHALVEKALAKGGSFIEALGRLEKELADEAALLGYSPKFVDRLLADLKRR, encoded by the coding sequence ATGACCGTCCGTCTCGTCTCCGCGCTGGGCTCGTCGGCGGCGACCGCCGATTGCTTCTCCGACCTGGCGACCTTGCGCCATATGCTGCGCTTCGAGGCGGCGTTGGCCGAAGCCACCGCGGCTGCGGGCCTGATCCCGAAGCGCGCCGCATCGGTGATCGTCAAAGCCTGCGATCCGTCGCTCTACGATCCCGCGCCGCTGGCGGCCGCGGCGCGTCGCACGGCGACGCTCACCGTGCCGGTGGTGAAGGCGCTGACCGAACGGGTGCGCCAGCGGGATGTGAAGGCGGCCGACTACGTCCATTGGGGCGCTACCAGCCAGGACGTGATCGACACGGCGATGGTGCTGCAGTTCGGCGAGGCGCTGCCGCCGTTGCTGAAGGCGCTCGACGGCATCGTTACGGCGCTTGCCCGTCTCGCAAGGAAGCACCGCGCGACTCCCATGCTGGGCCGCACCCTGCTGCAGCCGGCGACGCCGCTGGCGCTCGGCCAGAAGATCGCCGGCTGGGCCTCCGACATCGATCGCGCGAAGCGTCGTCTGGCGGAGAGCTTTGCGGAAACGCAGATCGTGCAATTCGGTGGCGCCTCGGGCAGCCTGACGGCGCTGGGCCCGGCCGCCGAGCGCGTGATGAAGGGGCTGGCCAGGCAGCTGAAGCTCACTTTGCCGCCCGGACCGTGGTTCACGCAGCGCGTTCGCGTCGCCGCCCTGGCGCAGGATTGTGCGCTGGTCGTCGGCGCGCTCGCCAAGGCGTCGCGCGACATATCGCTGATGATGCAGGTCGAAGTGGGCGAGGCGGCCGAACCGTCGGGCCCCGGTCGTGGCAGTTCGTCCACCATGCCGCACAAGCGCAACCCCGTCAGCGCGGCGCTCATCCTGTCGGCGGCGGCGCGTGCGCCGATGCTGGCCGCGACCATCGTGGCGGCGATGCCGCAGGAGCATGAGCGCGCGCTGGGCGGCTGGCAGGCCGAATGGCCAACCCTCTCCGCGCTGGTCGAGTGCCTGGGTTCCGCGGTCGAGGCGATGGCCGAAGTCGCCGGAGGCCTCGTTATCGAGCCCGACGCGCTGCAGGCCAACATGGACGCCGCCGAAGCCGCGGTCCTCGCCGAGCGCGCGACCTTCCTGCTGGCGGCCAAGATGGGCAAGCACGAGGCGCACGCGCTCGTCGAGAAGGCGCTGGCCAAGGGCGGCTCGTTCATCGAGGCGCTCGGCCGGCTCGAAAAGGAACTGGCCGACGAAGCGGCGCTCCTCGGTTACTCGCCCAAGTTCGTCGACCGGTTGCTCGCCGACCTCAAACGTAGGTGA
- the pcaG gene encoding protocatechuate 3,4-dioxygenase subunit alpha: MSRALTPSQTIGPFYFGTVVNAYRHDLAPAGVTGERIEIALTLHDADGIIVPDGLLEIWQANSHGRYNHPEDRRNLPLDAGFEGYGRASTDTQGCARFGTVKPGRVPWPAGGLQAAHVNISVFARGVLNRLATRLYFDGDPALAEDPVLNLVEPERRATLIAKRDAVGVWRLPLYLGGPNETVFFDC; this comes from the coding sequence ATGAGCCGCGCGCTGACGCCGTCGCAGACGATCGGGCCGTTCTATTTCGGCACGGTGGTCAATGCCTATCGCCACGATCTCGCGCCGGCGGGCGTTACGGGCGAGCGGATCGAGATCGCGCTGACCCTGCACGATGCCGACGGCATCATCGTGCCCGACGGGCTGCTCGAAATCTGGCAGGCCAACAGCCACGGCCGCTACAACCATCCCGAGGATCGCCGCAACCTGCCGCTCGATGCGGGCTTCGAGGGTTACGGCCGCGCGTCCACCGACACGCAAGGCTGCGCGCGGTTCGGCACCGTGAAGCCTGGCCGCGTACCGTGGCCGGCCGGCGGCCTGCAGGCGGCCCACGTCAACATCTCGGTGTTCGCGCGTGGTGTCCTCAATCGTCTCGCGACACGCCTCTATTTCGATGGCGATCCGGCGCTGGCCGAGGATCCGGTCCTCAATCTGGTCGAACCGGAGCGCCGCGCCACGCTGATCGCCAAGCGCGACGCGGTGGGCGTGTGGCGGCTGCCGCTCTATCTCGGCGGCCCGAACGAAACCGTCTTCTTCGACTGCTGA
- the pcaH gene encoding protocatechuate 3,4-dioxygenase subunit beta: protein MKEETYRRPVAGQDHPANLSPAYKSTVSRSPSRPAIVLPHSLSEITGPLLREERLDAVENDLTRRRMGEPLGERIIVQGRVLDEDGKPVPEALVEIWQCNAAGRYHHPGDQHDAPLDPNFYGGGRARADADGNYRFVTIKPGAYPWGNHHNAWRPAHIHFSLFGPAFATRLITQMYFPQDPLLAFDPIYNSVPEAARARLQAAFDMEATQPQWALAYRFDIVLRGRNATPMENT from the coding sequence ATGAAAGAGGAAACCTACCGTCGGCCCGTGGCAGGGCAGGATCACCCGGCCAACCTGTCGCCCGCCTACAAATCCACGGTCAGCCGCTCGCCGTCCAGGCCGGCGATCGTGCTGCCGCACTCGCTGTCGGAGATCACCGGGCCGCTGCTGCGCGAGGAGCGGCTTGATGCGGTCGAGAACGACCTCACGCGCCGTCGTATGGGCGAGCCCCTGGGCGAACGCATCATCGTCCAGGGCCGCGTGCTCGACGAGGACGGCAAGCCGGTCCCCGAGGCGCTGGTCGAGATCTGGCAGTGCAATGCCGCCGGCCGCTACCATCATCCCGGCGACCAGCACGACGCGCCGCTCGATCCCAATTTCTACGGCGGCGGTCGCGCGCGCGCCGATGCCGATGGCAACTACAGGTTCGTCACCATCAAGCCCGGCGCCTATCCCTGGGGCAACCACCACAATGCCTGGCGGCCGGCGCACATCCACTTCTCGCTGTTCGGGCCCGCCTTCGCCACGCGCCTGATCACGCAGATGTACTTTCCGCAGGATCCGTTGCTGGCCTTCGACCCGATCTACAATTCGGTGCCCGAGGCTGCGCGGGCGCGTCTGCAGGCGGCCTTCGACATGGAGGCGACGCAGCCTCAATGGGCGCTGGCCTACCGCTTCGACATCGTGCTGCGCGGCCGCAACGCCACGCCGATGGAGAACACATGA
- a CDS encoding alkaline phosphatase family protein — protein sequence MPAPKNVLLIVVDQWRGLMLPKLGADYLKLPNLDRLCAEGVTFRNHFTQAVPCGPARASLLTGQYLMNHRAVQNTIPLSSRFTNLAHELRRGGYDPALVGYTTTTPDPRHTAPNDPRFFVLGDIMEGFHSVGAFENRDAYFGWVASQGFEMPKTREEIWLPKGAPGAGATGRPAVIPKELSDTAWFTERGLDYLRGRGGKPWFLHLGYYRPHPPFIAPEPYNSMYRPEDMPKPVRASSPAEEGRQNALLDYYVHNVKQASFFQDGKDLGSDMTEAEVAQMRATYCGLMTEIDDHLGRVFDYLKETGQWDDTLIVFTCDHGEQGGDHYLLGKIGYFDESYRIPMVIRDPRAGADATRGSIVERFTETIDTMPTILEWMGLPVPRQCDGRSLLPFCEGSVPADWRTEVHYEFDFRDLHYSKPESALGVPMDKCSLAVVQDEKFKYVHFAALPPLLFDLAKDPGQFVNCAADPAYAAVVADYARKMLDWRLGFAERTLTGYRATPQGLEVRAA from the coding sequence ATGCCTGCGCCCAAGAATGTCCTGTTGATCGTCGTCGACCAGTGGCGCGGGCTGATGCTGCCCAAGCTCGGCGCGGACTATCTGAAGCTGCCCAACCTCGACCGGCTGTGCGCCGAGGGCGTGACCTTCCGCAATCATTTCACCCAGGCCGTGCCCTGCGGGCCGGCGCGCGCCAGCCTGCTGACGGGCCAGTATCTGATGAACCATCGCGCGGTGCAGAACACGATTCCGCTGTCCTCGCGCTTCACCAATCTGGCGCATGAACTCAGGCGCGGCGGCTACGATCCCGCGCTGGTGGGTTACACGACCACGACGCCCGATCCGCGCCATACCGCGCCCAACGATCCGCGCTTCTTCGTGCTGGGCGATATCATGGAGGGCTTCCATTCGGTTGGCGCGTTCGAGAACCGCGATGCCTATTTCGGCTGGGTCGCCAGCCAGGGCTTCGAGATGCCGAAGACCCGCGAGGAGATCTGGCTGCCGAAAGGCGCACCGGGCGCCGGCGCGACGGGACGGCCGGCCGTCATTCCGAAGGAGCTGTCGGACACGGCCTGGTTCACAGAACGCGGGCTCGACTATCTGCGCGGCCGCGGCGGCAAGCCGTGGTTCCTGCATCTCGGCTACTACCGGCCGCATCCGCCGTTCATCGCGCCCGAGCCCTACAATTCGATGTACCGGCCCGAGGACATGCCGAAGCCGGTGCGCGCATCGTCCCCGGCGGAAGAGGGCAGGCAGAACGCGCTGCTCGACTACTATGTGCACAACGTGAAGCAGGCGAGCTTCTTCCAGGACGGCAAGGATCTCGGTTCGGACATGACCGAGGCCGAGGTGGCGCAGATGCGCGCCACTTATTGCGGTCTGATGACCGAGATCGACGATCACCTCGGCCGCGTCTTCGACTATCTGAAAGAGACCGGCCAGTGGGACGACACGCTGATCGTCTTCACCTGCGATCACGGAGAGCAGGGCGGGGATCATTACCTGCTGGGCAAGATCGGCTACTTCGACGAATCCTACCGAATCCCGATGGTCATCCGCGATCCGCGCGCCGGGGCGGACGCCACGCGCGGCAGCATCGTCGAGCGCTTCACCGAGACGATCGACACCATGCCGACCATCCTCGAATGGATGGGCCTGCCGGTGCCGCGCCAGTGCGACGGCCGCTCGCTGCTGCCGTTCTGCGAGGGCTCGGTTCCGGCCGATTGGCGCACCGAAGTCCATTACGAGTTCGACTTCCGCGACCTGCATTACAGCAAGCCTGAATCGGCGCTGGGCGTGCCGATGGACAAATGCTCGCTGGCGGTCGTGCAGGACGAGAAGTTCAAGTACGTGCACTTCGCCGCCCTGCCGCCGCTGCTGTTCGATCTCGCGAAAGATCCCGGCCAGTTCGTCAATTGCGCGGCCGATCCCGCCTATGCGGCGGTCGTCGCCGACTATGCCCGCAAGATGCTGGACTGGCGGCTGGGCTTTGCCGAACGGACGCTGACGGGATATCGCGCCACGCCGCAGGGGCTGGAGGTGCGCGCGGCCTGA
- a CDS encoding C-terminal binding protein, translating to MARFKIVTTGPGKTDHSLEMETLGPIGAEIVEVSGDENELIKAVADADAIYGKGRPRISARVIEAGKKLKVVSLGSVGVDSVDVDVATRLGIPVTNVPDTFIEEVADHAMTLILASWRRLVVQDQMVRKGEWTKARPHLYQFPRLMGMTLGFISFGHVARAVAKRAAPFGFQMLAYDPYIEELVMSDYGVQPVGYDELLQRSDIVSMHAPGTKDAHHLMKEQHFRQMKKTALFVNTGRGSTVDEPAMIKALQEGWIAGAGLDVLETEPVGHNNPLLGMDNVILTAHVASASSRFDPARKRRVGAELALVLGGKWPRACVNPMVLEKSKLQRWQPFSMERGPGN from the coding sequence GTGGCGCGTTTCAAGATCGTGACGACCGGGCCGGGAAAGACCGACCATTCGCTGGAAATGGAGACGCTCGGGCCGATCGGCGCAGAAATCGTCGAGGTTTCGGGCGACGAGAACGAGCTCATAAAGGCGGTCGCCGATGCCGACGCCATCTACGGCAAGGGTCGCCCGCGCATCAGCGCCAGGGTGATCGAGGCCGGCAAGAAGCTGAAGGTCGTTTCGCTGGGGAGCGTCGGCGTCGATTCGGTCGATGTCGATGTCGCCACCCGGCTCGGCATTCCCGTCACCAACGTGCCCGACACCTTCATCGAGGAAGTGGCCGACCATGCCATGACGCTGATCCTCGCGAGCTGGCGGCGCCTCGTGGTGCAGGACCAGATGGTGCGCAAGGGCGAATGGACCAAGGCGCGGCCGCACCTCTACCAGTTCCCGCGCCTCATGGGCATGACCCTGGGTTTCATCTCGTTCGGCCATGTCGCCCGCGCCGTCGCCAAGCGCGCCGCGCCCTTCGGCTTCCAGATGCTGGCTTACGATCCCTACATCGAGGAGCTGGTCATGTCCGACTACGGCGTGCAGCCGGTCGGCTACGACGAGCTGCTGCAGCGCTCCGACATCGTGAGCATGCATGCGCCCGGCACCAAGGACGCCCATCACCTGATGAAGGAACAGCACTTCCGCCAGATGAAGAAGACGGCGCTGTTCGTGAACACCGGCCGCGGCTCGACCGTCGACGAACCGGCGATGATCAAGGCGCTGCAGGAAGGCTGGATCGCCGGCGCCGGCCTCGACGTGCTGGAGACCGAGCCGGTGGGCCACAACAATCCGCTGCTCGGCATGGACAACGTGATCCTGACCGCGCACGTCGCCTCGGCGTCCAGCCGTTTCGATCCGGCGCGCAAGCGTCGCGTCGGCGCCGAGCTGGCGCTGGTCCTCGGCGGCAAGTGGCCGCGCGCCTGCGTCAATCCGATGGTGCTGGAGAAGTCCAAGCTGCAACGCTGGCAGCCCTTCTCGATGGAACGCGGCCCGGGCAACTGA
- a CDS encoding NAD(P)-dependent oxidoreductase, whose translation MKKLLLTHAPLARRQYYGARALARLQELVEVVLHEGDAPLDAQGLIGMARGVDFIVADRATPIPPLVFETLPGLRVVMRSAIDIRNIDVVAATKAGVLVTHAEAGFVPSVVELTLGFLVDLSRGITRAATAYHEGARPEIKVGRQLGGATVGIVGYGRIARELAPVLAQLGMTVLVSDPYAQVDDRRFVKLPLEELLSTANYVICLAIANEETENLLDAAAFARMKPDAFFINMSRGNLVDEAALAQVLTEGRIAGAAMDVGRAPDQMPSPELARLPNVIATPHIGGLTPPASESQAMDTVRQVEALVKGEVPSGAVNVASWTRRA comes from the coding sequence ATGAAGAAGCTCCTCCTGACCCACGCCCCGCTGGCCCGGCGCCAGTACTACGGCGCCCGCGCGCTTGCGCGCCTTCAGGAGCTGGTCGAGGTCGTGTTGCATGAGGGTGACGCGCCGCTCGATGCGCAGGGCTTGATCGGCATGGCGCGCGGCGTGGATTTCATCGTCGCCGATCGCGCGACTCCGATACCGCCGCTCGTCTTCGAAACCCTGCCGGGGCTTCGGGTGGTGATGCGCAGTGCCATCGACATCCGCAACATCGACGTTGTGGCGGCCACGAAGGCGGGCGTCCTTGTGACCCACGCGGAAGCGGGCTTCGTTCCGTCGGTGGTGGAACTCACGCTGGGCTTCCTTGTCGATCTCTCGCGCGGCATTACGCGGGCGGCGACGGCTTACCACGAGGGCGCCAGGCCCGAGATCAAGGTCGGCCGTCAGCTCGGCGGCGCCACGGTCGGCATCGTCGGCTACGGCCGCATCGCGCGCGAACTGGCGCCGGTCCTCGCGCAACTCGGCATGACCGTGCTGGTATCGGACCCCTATGCCCAGGTCGACGACCGGCGCTTCGTGAAGCTGCCGTTGGAGGAGCTGCTGTCCACGGCCAATTACGTGATCTGCCTGGCCATCGCCAACGAGGAGACCGAGAACCTGCTCGATGCGGCCGCCTTCGCACGCATGAAGCCGGATGCGTTCTTCATCAACATGTCGCGCGGCAACCTGGTCGACGAAGCGGCACTGGCGCAGGTGCTGACCGAGGGTCGCATCGCCGGCGCGGCGATGGATGTCGGCCGGGCGCCCGACCAGATGCCGTCGCCCGAACTGGCGCGCCTGCCCAACGTGATCGCCACGCCGCATATCGGCGGCCTGACCCCGCCCGCCAGCGAGAGCCAGGCGATGGACACGGTCCGCCAGGTTGAGGCGCTGGTGAAGGGGGAGGTGCCCTCAGGTGCGGTCAACGTCGCGAGCTGGACGCGGCGGGCCTGA
- the hpxZ gene encoding oxalurate catabolism protein HpxZ → MEINIPEVVAEVTAAFNRYEAALNSNDVAVLDELFWKSPHTLRYGVGEQLYGHDQIAAFRSGRNPQFVPNRDLLKLWIVTYGRDFGTANCEFQRHGAAKPGRQSHTWMRTPEGWRIVAAHVSLLGEATPMKS, encoded by the coding sequence ATGGAAATCAACATTCCCGAAGTCGTCGCGGAAGTGACGGCCGCGTTCAATCGCTACGAGGCGGCGCTGAACAGCAATGACGTCGCGGTCCTGGACGAGCTCTTCTGGAAGAGCCCCCACACGCTGCGCTATGGCGTCGGCGAGCAGCTCTACGGCCACGACCAGATCGCCGCCTTCCGCTCGGGCCGCAATCCGCAGTTCGTGCCCAACCGAGACCTGCTGAAGCTCTGGATCGTGACCTACGGCCGCGATTTCGGCACGGCGAACTGCGAGTTCCAGCGCCACGGTGCAGCCAAGCCCGGCCGGCAGAGCCATACCTGGATGCGCACGCCCGAAGGCTGGCGCATCGTCGCCGCGCACGTCTCGCTGCTGGGCGAGGCGACGCCGATGAAGAGCTAG
- a CDS encoding AtzE family amidohydrolase, whose protein sequence is MTDPLSKAATATEIAGAVMSGKVKAAAVIDATLKRIEAAEPTINAFTDVVAARARKRAAEIDAGLHRGPLLGVPFAVKNLFDIAGLPTRAGSKINVDGPKAERDGALVRKLEAAGAILVGGLNMGEYAYDFTGENAHYGPSRNPHDPTRMSGGSSGGSGAAVAAGEVPLALGSDTNGSIRVPSSLCGLFGLKPTYGRLSRAGSFPFVDSFDHLGPIARSAEDLALSFDAMQGWDSDDPVCTDRPADPTLPRLVEGIDGLRIAIAGDYFAKGGEPEAFEAVATVAGALGATKTVVLPQAAAARAAAYVITAIEGAQLHLPRLRTRPQDFDPDTRERFMAGALLPGAWYVKAQRFRRQYRARVLRLFEEVDVILAPATPCTAPKLGQKMMTIGGVELPVRANLGVFTQPISFIGLPVAVAPLQRPGGPPIGVQLIAKPYNEQAALRVAAHLQKLGVAAAPPA, encoded by the coding sequence ATGACCGATCCCCTGTCGAAGGCGGCGACCGCGACTGAGATCGCGGGGGCGGTGATGAGCGGCAAGGTCAAGGCCGCCGCCGTGATCGACGCCACCCTGAAGCGCATAGAGGCGGCCGAACCCACGATCAACGCCTTCACCGATGTGGTCGCTGCCCGCGCCCGCAAGCGCGCGGCGGAGATCGACGCCGGCCTCCATCGCGGACCGCTGCTGGGCGTGCCGTTCGCGGTGAAGAACCTGTTCGACATCGCCGGCCTGCCGACGCGCGCAGGGTCGAAGATCAACGTCGACGGGCCGAAGGCAGAGCGTGACGGCGCGCTGGTGCGCAAGCTCGAAGCCGCCGGCGCGATCCTGGTCGGCGGGCTCAACATGGGCGAGTACGCCTACGACTTTACCGGCGAGAACGCCCATTACGGTCCGTCCCGCAACCCGCACGACCCGACGCGCATGTCGGGCGGCTCGTCCGGCGGCTCGGGCGCGGCGGTGGCGGCGGGCGAAGTGCCGCTGGCGTTGGGCTCAGACACCAACGGGTCGATCCGTGTGCCGTCCTCGCTCTGCGGCCTGTTCGGCCTGAAGCCGACCTATGGACGCCTGAGTCGCGCGGGATCGTTCCCGTTCGTCGATTCCTTCGACCATCTCGGCCCCATCGCCCGCTCGGCCGAGGATCTCGCTCTGTCCTTCGACGCAATGCAGGGCTGGGACTCGGACGATCCGGTGTGCACGGACCGCCCGGCCGATCCGACCCTGCCGCGTCTGGTGGAGGGCATCGACGGGCTGCGTATCGCGATCGCCGGCGACTATTTCGCCAAGGGCGGCGAGCCCGAAGCGTTCGAAGCCGTGGCCACCGTGGCCGGCGCCCTGGGTGCTACGAAGACCGTTGTGCTGCCGCAGGCGGCCGCCGCCCGCGCGGCGGCCTATGTCATCACCGCCATCGAGGGCGCACAGCTTCACCTTCCGCGCCTGCGCACGCGGCCGCAGGATTTCGATCCCGACACGCGCGAGCGCTTCATGGCGGGCGCGCTGCTACCCGGCGCCTGGTACGTGAAGGCGCAGCGTTTTCGCCGCCAGTATCGCGCGCGTGTGTTGAGGCTGTTCGAAGAGGTCGACGTGATCCTGGCACCGGCCACGCCCTGTACCGCGCCGAAGCTCGGCCAGAAGATGATGACGATCGGCGGCGTCGAGCTGCCGGTGCGCGCCAATCTCGGCGTCTTCACCCAGCCGATCTCCTTCATCGGTCTGCCGGTCGCCGTGGCGCCGCTGCAGCGGCCGGGCGGCCCGCCGATCGGCGTGCAGCTCATCGCCAAGCCCTACAACGAACAGGCGGCGCTGCGCGTCGCCGCCCACCTGCAGAAGCTCGGCGTGGCCGCTGCGCCGCCCGCCTGA
- a CDS encoding DUF4089 domain-containing protein: MAEEKRDVARLVEEGAKTLGLAIAPEYLPNVILNVERSLAIARPLLDLELEDDLMSAPVFRP; encoded by the coding sequence ATGGCCGAAGAGAAACGTGACGTGGCGCGCCTGGTCGAGGAGGGCGCGAAGACCTTGGGCCTCGCGATCGCGCCGGAGTACCTGCCGAACGTGATCCTGAACGTCGAGCGTTCGCTGGCGATTGCGCGGCCGTTGCTCGATCTGGAACTCGAAGACGATCTGATGTCGGCCCCGGTGTTCCGCCCATGA
- the atzF gene encoding allophanate hydrolase: MTALLDLGVHALLGAYRADTLDVRRTIEEVLKRIAQAGDDKVWISRAADADLLAQADALDARRDQIDRLPLYGVPFAAKDNLDVAGMVTTAACPGFAYEAKTSAEVVQRLVDAGAIVIGKTNLDQFATGLVGVRSPYGVPRNPFDASYVPGGSSSGSAVAVSSGLVSFSLGTDTAGSGRVPAGFNNIVGLKPTPGLLSNEGMVPACRSLDCTSVFALSCADADAILAVAAEPHATPTIGTSFRFGILGTKDAEFFGDAAYATLYAQSIERLRALGGTPVEIDYAPFRDAAQLLYSGPWVAERTAAVGAFMESADEKSGVWPTTQQIVLGGRKYSAVDAFEGQYRLADLKARASAEMKGLDFLAVPTAGTIYKLSDLEREPVLYNSHLGHYTNFVNFFGLSALAVPAGFRPDGMPFGITLISNANAERALLAFGARWQRAVPLPLGKTTSRLPPPETDPVIVEDRVPVAVVGAHMSGLPLNGQLLELGGRLEKAARTAPVYRFHALPGGPPHRPGLVRVAEGGGAIELEVWSLPAEKIGALLRQIPAPLGLGSVSLADGTSVPGFLCEAHATAGAKDITSLGGWRAYVRTLA; the protein is encoded by the coding sequence ATGACAGCCCTCCTCGACCTCGGTGTTCATGCATTGCTCGGCGCCTATCGCGCCGACACGCTCGACGTGCGGCGGACCATCGAAGAGGTGCTGAAGCGCATCGCGCAAGCCGGCGACGACAAGGTCTGGATTTCGCGAGCCGCCGATGCGGATCTTCTGGCGCAGGCCGATGCGCTCGACGCGCGCCGCGACCAGATCGACAGGCTGCCGCTCTACGGCGTGCCCTTCGCGGCCAAGGACAATCTCGACGTCGCCGGCATGGTGACGACCGCCGCCTGTCCCGGCTTCGCCTACGAAGCCAAGACTTCCGCCGAGGTCGTGCAACGGCTCGTCGACGCCGGCGCGATCGTCATCGGCAAGACCAATCTCGACCAGTTCGCCACCGGCCTCGTCGGCGTGCGCTCGCCCTACGGCGTGCCGCGCAATCCATTCGATGCGTCGTATGTTCCCGGCGGTTCGAGTTCGGGCTCGGCGGTCGCGGTCTCCTCCGGCCTCGTGAGCTTTTCGCTCGGCACCGACACGGCCGGATCGGGTCGCGTCCCCGCGGGCTTCAATAACATCGTCGGCCTCAAGCCGACACCAGGCCTGCTCAGCAACGAAGGCATGGTCCCGGCCTGCCGCTCGCTCGACTGCACATCGGTGTTCGCGCTGTCCTGCGCCGACGCCGACGCGATCCTCGCCGTCGCTGCCGAGCCGCACGCGACGCCAACCATCGGCACGAGCTTCCGATTCGGTATCCTCGGCACGAAGGACGCCGAGTTCTTCGGCGATGCCGCCTATGCGACGCTGTATGCGCAGTCGATCGAGCGGCTGAGGGCGCTGGGCGGCACGCCGGTCGAGATCGACTACGCGCCGTTCCGCGACGCCGCACAGCTTCTCTACAGCGGTCCCTGGGTCGCCGAGCGCACCGCGGCGGTGGGTGCCTTCATGGAGAGCGCCGACGAGAAGTCCGGCGTCTGGCCGACGACGCAGCAGATCGTGCTGGGTGGCAGGAAATACAGCGCCGTCGATGCCTTCGAGGGTCAGTACAGGTTGGCCGATCTCAAGGCCCGCGCCTCCGCTGAAATGAAGGGGCTCGACTTCCTGGCCGTGCCGACGGCCGGCACCATCTACAAGCTCAGCGATCTGGAGCGCGAACCGGTGCTCTACAACTCGCATCTCGGCCACTACACCAACTTCGTGAACTTCTTCGGCCTGTCGGCGCTCGCCGTGCCGGCCGGGTTCCGGCCCGACGGCATGCCCTTCGGCATCACCTTGATCTCGAATGCCAATGCCGAGCGCGCCCTGCTCGCCTTCGGTGCGCGCTGGCAACGCGCGGTGCCGCTCCCGCTCGGCAAGACGACGAGCCGGTTGCCACCGCCGGAGACCGATCCGGTGATCGTCGAGGATCGCGTGCCGGTCGCGGTGGTCGGGGCGCATATGAGCGGCCTCCCCTTGAACGGCCAGCTTCTCGAACTGGGCGGCCGGCTGGAGAAGGCTGCCAGGACCGCGCCCGTTTATCGTTTCCATGCCTTGCCGGGCGGTCCGCCGCACCGGCCGGGGCTGGTGCGCGTGGCCGAGGGCGGCGGCGCGATCGAACTCGAAGTGTGGAGCCTGCCCGCCGAAAAGATCGGCGCACTGCTGCGCCAGATTCCCGCCCCGCTCGGCCTGGGCAGCGTCAGCCTGGCCGACGGCACGTCGGTGCCGGGCTTCCTGTGCGAGGCGCACGCCACGGCGGGCGCCAAGGACATCACTTCGCTGGGCGGCTGGCGGGCCTACGTCAGAACCCTCGCCTGA